From a region of the Candidatus Brocadia sp. genome:
- a CDS encoding isoprenylcysteine carboxylmethyltransferase family protein, which translates to MMVKIGNFFFRYRNALFPLVFALLFFEGTWPVFNSELAEIWEIILGITIALSGQILRALTVGFAYIKRGGKKKRMHAETLVQEGIFAHCRNPLYFGNILILLGVGIAGNSLLFVMFGIPFLFFAYAAIICAEETYLEKRFGQVFKDYCKRVNRIIPDFSGIGNTIKGMEFNWKRLIVKEYATPFAWITGLLLLTMKDIYLDQGYEASKSTLWSLLILIMIVATAFFTAWYLKKNKFLRLK; encoded by the coding sequence ATGATGGTTAAAATAGGTAATTTCTTTTTCCGATACCGGAATGCCCTTTTCCCCCTGGTCTTTGCATTGCTTTTCTTTGAGGGGACATGGCCGGTTTTTAATAGCGAACTCGCGGAAATATGGGAAATTATCCTTGGTATTACCATAGCACTGAGCGGTCAGATATTGCGGGCGCTCACCGTTGGGTTTGCTTACATTAAACGAGGCGGCAAAAAGAAGCGGATGCATGCGGAAACCCTTGTTCAGGAAGGGATTTTTGCACATTGTAGAAACCCCCTCTATTTTGGAAATATCTTGATTCTTCTTGGAGTTGGGATTGCGGGAAATTCTCTCCTCTTTGTTATGTTTGGAATCCCGTTTCTTTTCTTTGCCTACGCAGCGATCATATGCGCAGAGGAGACCTACCTGGAAAAAAGGTTTGGTCAGGTGTTCAAAGATTATTGCAAACGAGTCAACCGCATCATTCCTGACTTTTCAGGAATAGGGAATACCATAAAAGGTATGGAATTTAACTGGAAACGATTGATTGTCAAAGAATATGCTACACCCTTTGCATGGATAACGGGGCTGTTACTTTTGACCATGAAAGATATATACTTAGACCAAGGCTATGAGGCCAGCAAGTCTACCTTGTGGTCGTTGTTAATTTTGATTATGATTGTTGCCACTGCATTTTTTACTGCCTGGTATCTGAAAAAAAATAAATTCCTGCGCTTGAAATAA
- the cmoA gene encoding carboxy-S-adenosyl-L-methionine synthase CmoA: MSKDEIFKESMTTIADFNFGEKVASVFDDMLDRSVPFYRETQKMIVEMAVDFAVEGTNIYDLGCSTGTTLLNMGQNIPGKVKFIGLDYSPDMLAKCKQKLNAHHFSREHELICADLNQGVNIENASVVVMLLTLQFIRPLNRDKLIGNILRGLNENGCLILVEKILGEDSIFNRLFIKYYYDFKRRNGYSELEIAQKREALENVLIPYKLLENRELLLKEGFRYCDVFFKWYNFCGIVAVK; encoded by the coding sequence ATGTCAAAGGACGAAATTTTCAAGGAAAGTATGACCACGATAGCGGATTTTAACTTTGGAGAAAAAGTCGCTTCGGTATTTGACGACATGCTGGACCGATCCGTTCCGTTCTATCGGGAAACTCAAAAAATGATCGTGGAAATGGCAGTCGATTTTGCCGTTGAAGGAACAAATATTTACGATCTCGGATGTTCCACGGGCACTACCCTGCTCAATATGGGCCAAAATATCCCTGGTAAAGTAAAATTCATTGGCCTCGATTACTCACCGGACATGCTTGCCAAGTGTAAGCAGAAACTCAACGCGCACCATTTTTCCAGGGAACATGAACTGATCTGTGCCGATTTGAATCAAGGCGTAAATATCGAGAATGCCTCTGTTGTGGTTATGCTCCTTACGCTTCAATTCATCAGGCCTTTAAATCGGGACAAATTGATTGGCAATATCCTGCGGGGATTGAATGAGAACGGATGCCTGATCCTTGTGGAAAAAATCTTAGGGGAAGACTCCATTTTTAACCGTCTCTTCATAAAGTACTACTACGACTTCAAGCGACGAAATGGGTACAGCGAATTAGAAATCGCACAGAAACGAGAGGCGCTTGAAAACGTATTAATTCCTTACAAGTTGCTGGAAAACAGAGAACTCCTGCTCAAGGAAGGATTCCGGTATTGTGATGTGTTTTTCAAGTGGTATAACTTCTGTGGAATAGTAGCGGTAAAATGA
- a CDS encoding lipid-A-disaccharide synthase N-terminal domain-containing protein, whose protein sequence is MNYAVTLAVTWFGQEHRLFGLDWSYLAILGFLGNAIFSTRFLIQWIVSEKAGKSVIPISFWYWSIAGSIIMCAYWIMERSPVGILAYLPNSFIYMRNLHLIRKHTRMAIAPTLTQVPHNEN, encoded by the coding sequence ATGAACTATGCTGTTACACTAGCTGTTACGTGGTTTGGCCAGGAACATCGTTTGTTCGGGCTGGATTGGAGTTACCTCGCCATTCTTGGATTCCTTGGCAATGCGATATTTTCCACCCGGTTTTTAATCCAATGGATTGTTTCAGAAAAAGCAGGGAAAAGCGTGATACCTATTTCCTTTTGGTATTGGAGCATCGCGGGAAGCATCATTATGTGTGCCTATTGGATCATGGAACGCAGCCCGGTTGGGATACTGGCCTATCTGCCAAACTCCTTCATCTATATGCGTAATTTACATTTGATCAGGAAACATACGCGCATGGCAATAGCGCCGACTCTCACCCAAGTCCCGCATAATGAAAACTGA
- a CDS encoding glycosyltransferase family 2 protein yields MKTPDISIVIPLYNEAENIALLGHSILHAMEGQNYEVVFVNDGSTDGSTEKLNAWCDKHENFRTIHFKRNAGQTAAMDAGFKSAVGKYIVSMDADMQNDPADIPKVLEKLTTYDMVCGWRQRRNDPWIKRISSTVANSIRNKLSWENIKDTGCSLKAYRKECLNQIKLFNGMHRFLPTLFKMEGFTVIEIVVNHYPRKFGKSKYGISNRAFRAFIDLLAVRWMKKRLMRYEIVERLNQEGAYV; encoded by the coding sequence ATGAAAACTCCGGACATTTCTATTGTTATCCCCTTATACAATGAGGCGGAGAACATTGCACTTCTTGGGCATTCTATTCTCCATGCCATGGAGGGACAAAATTACGAGGTGGTCTTCGTGAACGATGGCAGCACCGACGGCAGTACGGAAAAACTGAATGCATGGTGCGACAAACATGAAAACTTCCGTACCATTCATTTCAAGAGAAACGCAGGCCAAACGGCGGCAATGGATGCCGGCTTCAAATCTGCTGTGGGGAAATATATTGTTTCTATGGATGCCGATATGCAGAATGACCCTGCGGACATCCCAAAAGTACTGGAAAAACTCACTACGTACGATATGGTATGCGGATGGAGGCAGAGGAGAAATGATCCGTGGATAAAGCGGATTTCCTCAACGGTGGCAAATTCTATCAGAAACAAACTCTCATGGGAAAATATTAAAGACACCGGCTGCTCGCTTAAAGCATATCGTAAGGAATGTCTGAATCAAATCAAATTGTTTAACGGTATGCATCGGTTTCTGCCCACGCTGTTTAAAATGGAAGGGTTTACCGTTATTGAAATTGTTGTAAACCACTATCCCCGGAAATTTGGGAAATCAAAGTATGGAATATCGAACAGGGCATTCAGGGCATTTATCGATTTGTTGGCGGTACGGTGGATGAAAAAAAGGCTGATGCGGTATGAGATCGTTGAAAGACTCAATCAAGAAGGAGCGTATGTATGA
- a CDS encoding glycosyltransferase family 39 protein, translated as MEMDRLCAFLKKHYLFCNLVGISIFLFFFELGNRGFENKDVSRYAEMSREMIQTGNWMTTGYHDTIYLSKPPMLMWLIAIFSSIGHQVTPFTARIPSALAGLTGVLMTYYFVQRFFHRRTAFIAAVILATTQKYFWHCRIIRTDMIFAVCITLALYFFYLGYKQKQRYYVGFYFSLVITFLTKGPLGILFVMSIIAAFLVCRKDLNAFKRMKWRWGFGLFILPIGIFCLILCVKIGLEPLVATLKREFLTRVNDPISHSEPFYYYFVKIWSDFLPWSLFIPFVVVYAFKRWRDGDELGIFMFCWIVVIFVFLCAAKAKSSRYMLPLYPAISILMARIIDDTLAGKIVKPLWVRLFAYWIIRIMAALAALLLVVCPSYLWNYSWIGVILSLVVFTTGFKMFLSLRQRYKLIHMSLVICIFTIILGWGMFIHGLTRYYENESLGAKLTCTLEKELGGLRAYDIREFHIANSFRDAINLNLNVSVPLIKNIHDLKTFLGTTECHPLCIIEKHTFENVKNTIMDNTLSTLDVHTKEYQVTLVFKRNHQKIY; from the coding sequence ATGGAAATGGATCGATTGTGTGCATTTTTAAAGAAACATTATTTGTTTTGTAACCTTGTGGGTATAAGTATCTTTCTCTTCTTTTTTGAATTAGGAAATCGGGGTTTTGAGAATAAGGATGTTTCACGATATGCCGAGATGTCACGTGAGATGATTCAAACCGGGAACTGGATGACAACGGGCTATCACGATACGATTTATTTGAGCAAACCACCCATGCTGATGTGGTTGATTGCCATCTTTTCTTCAATAGGACATCAGGTAACTCCATTTACAGCCAGGATACCTAGCGCCCTGGCAGGACTTACCGGAGTCCTTATGACGTATTACTTTGTCCAGAGATTTTTCCATCGGCGGACAGCTTTTATTGCCGCTGTCATTTTAGCCACCACGCAAAAATATTTTTGGCATTGCAGAATAATACGCACCGACATGATCTTTGCCGTATGTATAACACTCGCCCTCTACTTTTTCTATTTAGGATATAAACAAAAGCAGAGGTATTATGTCGGATTCTATTTTTCTCTGGTAATCACCTTTTTGACTAAAGGACCCCTTGGAATTCTTTTTGTTATGAGCATTATTGCAGCTTTTTTGGTATGCAGAAAGGATTTGAATGCCTTTAAAAGAATGAAATGGCGATGGGGTTTTGGACTCTTTATTCTGCCAATTGGGATATTTTGTTTGATACTTTGCGTAAAAATAGGACTGGAGCCCTTAGTGGCCACCTTAAAGAGGGAATTCCTCACCCGTGTCAACGACCCCATTAGTCATAGTGAACCGTTCTATTATTATTTCGTTAAAATATGGTCAGATTTTCTGCCATGGTCGTTGTTCATTCCTTTTGTAGTTGTTTATGCCTTCAAAAGATGGCGGGATGGAGATGAACTGGGCATATTCATGTTTTGTTGGATTGTCGTTATATTCGTATTTCTCTGTGCAGCCAAAGCAAAATCCTCACGGTATATGCTGCCTCTTTATCCTGCCATTTCAATACTAATGGCAAGGATCATCGATGATACCCTGGCAGGGAAAATTGTAAAGCCGCTGTGGGTAAGATTATTCGCATATTGGATTATCCGGATTATGGCGGCATTAGCGGCATTACTGCTTGTTGTTTGTCCATCGTATCTCTGGAATTATTCATGGATTGGAGTAATTCTCTCTTTAGTAGTATTTACGACAGGGTTCAAAATGTTCTTATCTCTCCGGCAAAGATATAAACTAATCCACATGAGTCTCGTCATCTGTATTTTCACAATCATACTAGGATGGGGAATGTTTATCCATGGCCTTACCCGGTATTATGAAAACGAATCCCTGGGAGCAAAGTTAACCTGCACCCTAGAAAAAGAACTGGGAGGGCTGCGTGCATATGATATTCGTGAATTTCATATCGCGAATTCTTTTCGGGATGCAATAAATTTGAACCTGAATGTAAGTGTGCCTTTGATCAAAAATATACATGATTTGAAAACATTTCTGGGTACTACTGAATGCCATCCGCTCTGTATTATTGAAAAACACACTTTTGAAAATGTAAAAAACACAATCATGGACAATACGCTGAGTACGCTGGATGTTCATACGAAAGAATATCAAGTAACGCTCGTATTTAAAAGAAACCATCAAAAGATTTACTAA
- a CDS encoding ATP-binding protein, with the protein MISWTIRTKLSLWYTSIFGGMLFLFSLLTYVAFSHANNKRIDVGLTEEAVGIAHHAQINMNSFKEYVSQISNERDEEWAAGKYIAILGPAGNLQFRSGNLTDAHLPLQRHQIKEIFSGKIYFKTVKNSKGRLLRIITIPIKDTRQLIQIGIVINKDTALNIFLLILTALGFLAIVGSWLGGRFMAKKALRPIDCMIKDLQKIETEHLGKRLVIHPVKDEISELSGVINEMLTRLENSFSQVRQFTTDASHELRTPIAIMKAGIEVALSSERDICSYQQILANTLEDLGRFSKIIESLFILAKADAGQYELQKKRMNLHPVVMDIAEQLKLIAEPKNIFVSMEKMEDAFIDGDELLIRMMLLNLIDNAVKYTQANGTIKLSLYKDNGCVKISIRDNGIGISQEDLPRIFDRFYRACKVRTANHTSSGLGLSICQWIVKSHHGTIIVNSELHKGSTFTVTLPTC; encoded by the coding sequence ATGATCTCCTGGACGATTCGCACCAAACTTTCCCTCTGGTATACGAGCATTTTCGGTGGAATGCTCTTTCTCTTCAGCTTGCTAACCTACGTCGCATTTTCTCATGCAAATAATAAACGTATAGATGTTGGGCTTACAGAAGAAGCTGTCGGTATTGCTCATCATGCACAAATTAATATGAATTCCTTCAAGGAATATGTAAGTCAAATCTCAAATGAAAGAGATGAAGAATGGGCTGCGGGAAAATATATCGCAATACTTGGTCCCGCAGGAAATCTTCAATTCCGGTCTGGAAATTTAACGGATGCTCACTTGCCGTTACAGAGGCATCAAATTAAAGAAATCTTTTCAGGAAAGATATACTTTAAGACCGTAAAGAACTCAAAGGGGCGTCTTTTACGCATTATTACGATACCCATAAAGGACACCCGGCAATTAATTCAAATCGGAATTGTTATTAACAAAGATACTGCACTCAACATCTTTTTGCTCATCCTCACGGCTTTGGGATTCCTTGCGATTGTCGGCAGCTGGTTGGGTGGTCGCTTTATGGCAAAAAAGGCGCTAAGACCCATAGATTGCATGATAAAAGATCTCCAGAAGATAGAAACTGAACACCTGGGAAAGAGACTGGTAATACATCCTGTGAAAGACGAGATCAGCGAGCTTTCGGGAGTAATTAATGAGATGCTGACCCGCCTGGAGAATTCATTTAGCCAGGTCCGCCAATTCACGACCGATGCCTCTCATGAATTACGCACACCTATCGCCATTATGAAGGCGGGAATAGAAGTCGCCTTGTCTAGTGAAAGGGATATTTGTAGCTATCAGCAAATTCTTGCAAATACCTTGGAGGATTTGGGGCGGTTTTCGAAAATTATAGAGAGTCTGTTTATTCTGGCAAAGGCTGACGCAGGACAATATGAGTTGCAGAAGAAACGGATGAATCTTCATCCAGTTGTCATGGATATTGCAGAGCAACTAAAGCTTATTGCTGAACCGAAAAACATCTTCGTATCAATGGAAAAGATGGAAGATGCATTTATCGATGGGGATGAATTGCTTATCCGGATGATGCTCTTAAATTTAATAGACAATGCCGTAAAGTATACTCAGGCTAATGGGACAATTAAACTGTCCCTTTACAAAGACAACGGATGTGTAAAGATTTCTATTCGGGATAACGGTATTGGCATTTCACAGGAAGATCTTCCTCGCATATTCGACCGTTTTTACAGGGCATGCAAGGTTAGAACGGCAAACCACACCAGCAGCGGACTTGGACTAAGCATCTGTCAATGGATCGTCAAATCTCATCATGGCACAATAATAGTTAACAGTGAGTTGCATAAAGGAAGTACCTTCACCGTTACTCTACCAACCTGTTAG
- a CDS encoding response regulator transcription factor, whose protein sequence is MRILVVEDEKKLATYIKKGLEENHFATDVSNDGEEGRFMLNTNEYDLVILDILLPKKNGLEIVREARKNGKNMPVILLTAKDAAEDKARGLDLGADDYLVKPFSFIELIARIRALLRRGKVNCQIQLTVADLILDIAAHRLYRNGQPIDLTNKEFALLEFFMRNLNAVLTRTQIAEHVWDYNFDSLTNVIDVFVNRLRNKIDKGRIHKLIYTIKGVGYVMKDEKP, encoded by the coding sequence ATGAGAATATTGGTCGTAGAGGATGAAAAAAAATTAGCCACCTATATCAAAAAGGGGCTTGAAGAAAACCACTTTGCCACTGATGTGAGTAATGATGGTGAAGAAGGCCGCTTTATGCTCAATACCAATGAGTATGACCTTGTTATCCTGGACATTTTGCTTCCCAAGAAAAATGGCCTTGAGATAGTGCGCGAGGCGAGAAAAAACGGCAAGAATATGCCGGTTATTCTCTTAACTGCAAAGGACGCCGCTGAGGACAAGGCACGCGGATTAGATTTAGGAGCGGACGATTACCTGGTAAAACCCTTTTCCTTTATAGAACTAATAGCACGAATCCGCGCATTGCTCAGAAGGGGAAAAGTCAATTGCCAAATCCAGTTAACGGTAGCAGATCTTATTTTGGATATAGCAGCTCACCGCCTTTACCGCAATGGACAACCCATAGACCTCACCAATAAAGAATTTGCCCTGTTGGAATTTTTTATGAGAAACCTGAATGCCGTATTAACCCGCACCCAGATTGCAGAGCATGTATGGGATTATAATTTTGATAGTCTTACTAATGTAATTGACGTCTTTGTAAATCGCCTGAGAAATAAAATAGATAAGGGCCGTATCCATAAGCTGATTTACACGATTAAAGGTGTAGGATATGTTATGAAAGATGAAAAACCATGA
- a CDS encoding 4Fe-4S binding protein, which yields MLKKKFVKDKCVTCKQCMIECGVRHSVSKNIYEAFAETPKPRYRLQVSTRKDKPHMTVCQNCAKPKCMASCEYGAITKYEDGNVVIDTKKCVGCWACVTQCPFGAITKDTELNFAFNCDDCKDFETMACVEACKTGALVYTEKHAKYQPA from the coding sequence ATGCTAAAAAAGAAATTTGTAAAAGATAAATGCGTTACCTGTAAACAGTGCATGATAGAGTGCGGCGTGCGGCATTCGGTATCCAAAAATATCTACGAGGCCTTCGCAGAAACCCCTAAGCCCCGTTACCGGTTACAAGTATCGACAAGAAAAGATAAACCCCATATGACCGTATGCCAGAACTGCGCAAAGCCCAAGTGTATGGCTTCCTGTGAATACGGAGCCATTACGAAATATGAAGATGGGAACGTTGTTATTGACACCAAGAAATGCGTCGGGTGCTGGGCGTGCGTGACACAATGTCCTTTTGGGGCTATCACGAAGGATACCGAACTCAATTTCGCCTTCAATTGTGACGATTGCAAGGATTTTGAGACCATGGCATGCGTAGAGGCCTGCAAAACCGGGGCGCTCGTATATACCGAGAAACACGCCAAATACCAGCCTGCATAA
- the cobA gene encoding uroporphyrinogen-III C-methyltransferase: MKRNLVYLVGAGPGDPRLITVKGLECIKKADVIIYDYLVNADLLKVAKPDAEFIYVGKQGGAHTMEQDDINNLIVKKAMEDKIVTRLKGGDPYIFGRGGEEAIVLYENHIPFEVVPGITAAIATPSYAGIPVTHRDFTSTFGLITGHEDPTKDESSIDWSKISTGIGTLAFYMGIKNLPYITEQLMKHGRSKDTPVAVIRWGTTTQQKTVIGTLSTIVEKTREIKPPAITIVGEVVKLRDQLNWFESKPLFGKTIVVTRSREQASEFADKLCEYGARVIEFPTIEIAKPDTIQPLDAAINSIQSYDWLVFTSINGVDAFFQRLFELGKDIRDLKGLKVCAIGPATEDGIKKYYLRVNCRPPKFVAESVVEELKKVTTIKGERFLLPRADIARSFLPDELQKLGGKVTDLVAYKTIMAQPRNMNLVDKLRNGEVDIVTFTSSSTVRNFVEIIGKENLLALNSHVQYASIGPITTQTAEEMGLHIAIKADEYTIPGLVSAILENAAASSAEES; the protein is encoded by the coding sequence ATGAAGCGCAACCTGGTATACCTTGTGGGTGCTGGTCCGGGTGACCCACGTCTTATCACCGTAAAAGGCCTGGAATGTATTAAAAAAGCCGATGTCATTATTTACGATTATTTGGTAAATGCAGACCTCCTCAAAGTTGCTAAGCCGGATGCAGAATTTATTTATGTCGGAAAGCAGGGAGGCGCACATACCATGGAACAGGATGATATTAATAACCTGATTGTAAAAAAAGCCATGGAAGATAAAATCGTAACCCGGCTAAAGGGAGGCGACCCTTATATCTTTGGACGTGGCGGGGAGGAGGCCATCGTGCTTTATGAAAACCACATCCCTTTTGAGGTCGTTCCTGGCATTACCGCTGCCATTGCAACCCCCAGTTATGCCGGTATTCCGGTTACCCATCGTGACTTTACTTCGACCTTTGGGCTGATCACCGGACACGAAGATCCGACAAAAGACGAAAGTTCCATTGATTGGTCAAAGATCAGCACCGGCATCGGCACCCTTGCCTTTTATATGGGAATTAAAAATCTCCCTTACATCACAGAACAACTCATGAAACACGGCCGTTCCAAAGACACACCCGTTGCTGTTATCCGGTGGGGAACCACGACCCAGCAAAAAACGGTAATAGGAACGCTGAGTACGATCGTAGAAAAAACCAGAGAGATAAAACCGCCGGCAATTACGATCGTCGGCGAAGTGGTAAAACTCCGTGATCAGCTCAACTGGTTTGAGTCTAAGCCATTGTTCGGAAAGACGATCGTTGTTACCCGTTCAAGGGAGCAGGCCAGTGAATTTGCCGATAAGCTCTGCGAATATGGCGCGCGGGTCATTGAATTTCCCACCATAGAGATTGCAAAACCCGACACCATTCAACCGCTGGATGCGGCGATAAACAGCATCCAGTCTTACGATTGGCTGGTCTTTACCAGCATCAACGGTGTCGATGCCTTCTTCCAGCGATTGTTTGAGCTGGGAAAGGATATCCGTGACCTGAAAGGCCTCAAGGTCTGTGCCATTGGTCCGGCGACGGAGGACGGCATCAAGAAGTATTACCTGCGGGTCAATTGCAGACCACCCAAATTTGTTGCAGAATCCGTGGTAGAAGAGTTGAAGAAGGTGACAACGATAAAGGGCGAAAGATTCCTGCTGCCGCGGGCGGATATTGCACGAAGTTTTCTACCCGATGAGCTACAAAAATTGGGCGGGAAAGTAACTGATTTGGTGGCATATAAGACCATCATGGCGCAACCCAGGAATATGAATCTCGTTGATAAACTCAGGAACGGGGAGGTCGATATCGTTACGTTTACCAGCTCGTCAACGGTGCGGAATTTTGTTGAGATCATCGGAAAGGAAAACCTGCTGGCGTTGAATAGCCACGTCCAGTATGCCAGTATCGGCCCAATTACGACACAGACCGCTGAAGAGATGGGACTCCATATCGCCATTAAGGCAGATGAATACACCATCCCCGGTCTCGTAAGCGCCATTCTGGAGAACGCCGCCGCTTCATCCGCTGAAGAATCTTGA
- a CDS encoding HEAT repeat domain-containing protein, with protein sequence MHVFYNILLLPFCLAKLTPLSPGGVRLQLCAAMVFLLLPPYYSALAADTKQVEVFAHHGVLEDVPENTFAALRRVAELGIDGIAVDIRQTKDNQLVLMCDETIDRTTDGKGRVDQLVYAEIQQYDAGSWRSREFQKERVPLLSDALKFCKLNDLKLILNVRQTCLEEQVLQVVGECEMSSQVYFWGTMRNVTMTGEESEGKELIFLPAEETTKEKIDLIHEEKNYAFSIILGNDSRTVIKNRIKAGVDVIMVDYPCVATDILNITNQTSAQKRPKGRETNRSRQDADNHAPHLQEQVKGLIKTIEGADYDKARAAAMALMVLPPGCTVPHLVTLLSDSSPQVRQHAVWSLGFCGDDSVYANIEPLLKDINTAVRREAVLALKRLNAAQSVPALHEVLLKEPDLNVEYDIVRTLGALGDRGSVFPIMKVFAKEQSWHVKSGCVEALGKIGSDSAMNALAKILVTDAGEDAAWARTKAAWGLAAIGQRAVPLLISALNDKEEGTRRRAGWALVKIGHPAVKALISSLHEIHKETRERTALTLGWIGDESAVTALIWALKDKEPPVVSSAAWALGRIGSPNALAALQGLVKNKNTDVRENAVEAVERIMAKKDELAYQQGRSQRP encoded by the coding sequence ATGCACGTTTTCTATAACATTCTTCTTCTCCCTTTCTGTTTGGCCAAGCTTACTCCGCTGAGCCCTGGAGGGGTGCGGTTGCAACTCTGCGCAGCTATGGTATTCCTCCTGCTTCCTCCGTATTACTCCGCATTGGCCGCGGACACAAAACAGGTCGAGGTCTTTGCGCACCACGGCGTGCTTGAAGACGTCCCGGAAAATACCTTTGCTGCATTACGACGGGTTGCCGAGTTGGGAATTGATGGTATTGCCGTTGACATCAGACAAACCAAGGACAATCAGCTTGTCCTGATGTGCGATGAAACAATCGACCGGACGACCGATGGAAAAGGGCGTGTCGATCAATTAGTATACGCTGAGATACAACAATATGATGCTGGTTCATGGCGTAGCCGTGAGTTTCAGAAAGAACGGGTACCTCTCCTCTCTGATGCCTTGAAGTTTTGCAAATTAAACGATCTCAAGCTGATTCTGAATGTAAGGCAGACTTGTTTGGAAGAGCAGGTACTGCAGGTCGTCGGGGAATGCGAAATGTCTTCGCAGGTATATTTCTGGGGAACAATGAGAAATGTAACCATGACAGGTGAAGAATCGGAAGGAAAAGAACTGATTTTTTTGCCTGCAGAAGAAACGACAAAGGAAAAGATTGATCTTATCCATGAGGAAAAAAACTATGCATTCTCGATCATCCTTGGAAATGACAGCAGAACGGTTATAAAGAATCGGATCAAAGCAGGAGTGGACGTCATCATGGTTGATTATCCATGCGTTGCCACGGATATTCTGAACATCACAAACCAGACAAGCGCCCAAAAGAGACCAAAAGGCCGGGAAACAAACCGTTCCCGGCAAGACGCTGACAACCATGCCCCGCACCTTCAGGAACAAGTAAAAGGCCTGATAAAAACCATCGAGGGGGCAGATTATGACAAGGCACGGGCCGCTGCAATGGCGTTAATGGTGTTGCCGCCGGGATGCACGGTACCACACCTCGTAACGCTTCTCAGCGACAGCAGTCCGCAGGTGCGACAACATGCCGTCTGGTCGCTCGGATTCTGCGGTGACGACAGTGTGTACGCGAACATAGAACCCCTTCTGAAGGATATAAATACGGCAGTGAGGCGGGAAGCAGTTCTCGCGCTGAAAAGACTGAACGCGGCACAATCGGTTCCGGCGCTTCACGAAGTTTTATTAAAAGAACCTGATCTGAACGTTGAGTATGACATTGTCCGAACTCTGGGGGCCCTCGGAGACCGGGGTTCAGTTTTTCCAATCATGAAGGTATTCGCAAAAGAACAAAGCTGGCATGTTAAAAGCGGTTGTGTCGAAGCGCTGGGCAAGATCGGCAGCGACTCCGCCATGAATGCCCTTGCTAAAATCCTGGTTACCGACGCCGGAGAAGATGCGGCATGGGCGCGCACAAAGGCTGCATGGGGATTAGCCGCAATAGGCCAAAGGGCTGTTCCGCTGCTGATAAGTGCCCTGAACGACAAAGAAGAAGGTACCAGACGCAGGGCGGGATGGGCGCTGGTAAAGATTGGTCATCCCGCAGTAAAGGCGCTGATAAGTTCATTGCATGAAATACACAAAGAAACACGAGAACGTACCGCGCTAACCCTTGGTTGGATTGGCGATGAAAGCGCCGTCACGGCACTCATCTGGGCATTGAAGGATAAAGAGCCCCCTGTCGTGAGTTCTGCAGCATGGGCGCTGGGCAGAATTGGCAGTCCAAACGCACTTGCTGCACTCCAGGGACTGGTGAAGAACAAAAATACCGATGTCCGGGAGAATGCAGTTGAAGCCGTGGAGCGAATTATGGCAAAAAAAGACGAATTGGCCTATCAGCAAGGACGTTCACAAAGACCATAG